TGCCCCCATCGGCGATGACCGGTACGTCTAGGCCTTCCACCCCGGCCACGGCCTCGAGGATGGCGGAGATCTGGGGCACCCCCACCCCCGTGACCACCCGGGTGGTGCAGATGGAGCCGGGGCCGATGCCCACCTTCACCGCGTCCGCCCCCCGCTCGGCCAAGGCCCTAGCCCCTTCCCGGGTGGCCACGTTCCCGGCGACGACCTCCACCTTCTCGCCGAAGGTCTCCTTGAGGTAAAGGAGGGCCTCCAGAACCCCCCTGGAGTGGCCGTGGGCCGAGTCCAGCACCAAAACGTCCACCCCCGCCTCCACCAGGGCCTGGGCCCTTTCGGGGAGGTCTTTGGAGGCCCCCACCGCCGCCCCCACCAGAAGGCGGCCCAGGGCGTCCTTGGCCGCGTTGGGGTACTGCTTGCGCTTCACGATGTCCTTCAGGGTGAGGAGGCCCTTTAGCCTCCCCGACTCGTCCACCAGGGGAAGCTTCTCCACCTTGTGCCGCCTGAGGATTTCCTCGGCCTCCTCGAGGGTGGTCCCGGGGGCCGCGGTGATGAGGCGCTCCAGGGGGGTCATGACCTCGGTGACGGGGCGCTTCAGGTCCCGCTCAAAGCGGATGTCCCGGTTGGTGACGAGGCCTAAGAGCTTCCCGTAGAGGTCCACCACGGGAAGCCCCCCGATGCGGTACTCCCGCATGAGGCGCTCGGCGTCCTCGAGGGTGGCCGTGGGGGGGAGGGTCACGGGGTCTTGGATCATGCCCGCCTCGGAGCGCTTTACCTTGCGCACCATGGCCGCCTGGGCCTCAATGGAGAGGTTTTTGTGGATCACCCCAAGCCCCCCCTCCCGGGCCATGGCGATGGCCATCTCCGCCTCGGTCACCGTGTCCATGGCCGCGGAGAG
Above is a window of Thermus islandicus DSM 21543 DNA encoding:
- the guaB gene encoding IMP dehydrogenase — encoded protein: MYEGKILYEGLTFDDVLLLPGYSEVLPKEVSVKTRLTKRLSLNIPILSAAMDTVTEAEMAIAMAREGGLGVIHKNLSIEAQAAMVRKVKRSEAGMIQDPVTLPPTATLEDAERLMREYRIGGLPVVDLYGKLLGLVTNRDIRFERDLKRPVTEVMTPLERLITAAPGTTLEEAEEILRRHKVEKLPLVDESGRLKGLLTLKDIVKRKQYPNAAKDALGRLLVGAAVGASKDLPERAQALVEAGVDVLVLDSAHGHSRGVLEALLYLKETFGEKVEVVAGNVATREGARALAERGADAVKVGIGPGSICTTRVVTGVGVPQISAILEAVAGVEGLDVPVIADGGIKYTGDVAKALAAGAHTVMLGSMLAGTDEAPGEEVLKDGRRYKLYRGMGSLGAMRQGSADRYFQDPGRGETEAKKLVPEGIEGMVPYKGPVADVLYQIVGGLRSAMGYVGAPDIETFRQKARFVRMTMAGLIESHPHDVVVVKEAPNYSR